The Planctomycetaceae bacterium genomic interval ACCGGGTGCTGGTCTTCGGCGACTACGCCATCGCCGAAGTCACCGTCGCCGCTGTGCATCCCAACGCCGCCCTGCTGGCGGCGGGCCTGATGGCCGCCCGCAACGTGCGCGGAATGCTCTACCCGGATCTGCACACCAGCCGCGCCTTCGCCGTGGTCGACCACGAAGTCGCCCACGTGTACGTGCGGTTCCCCGACGACATTACGGCCGCCGCCGAGACGCTGGGGAAACTTCCCGGCGTGGCGGCGGTTCTACAAGGACCGCAGTTGGAGGCCGCGGGGCTCAATCATCCCAACAGCGGCGAGCTGGTGCTGCTGGCGCAGGAAGGCGCCTGGTTCGCCTACCCCTGGTGGACGCACCCTCGCGAGGCGCCCGACTACGCCACGCATGTGGATATTCACAACAAGCCCGGATTCGACCCCTGCGAGTTGTTCCTGTCGCTGTGGCCGCCGGGCGTGAGCACTGACGCGCGGAAGGTTCGCGGCACGCACGGGCTGATCGGTCCGGGGCGCAGAGTCGCCTGGGCAAGCACCGCCGAGCTCGGCAAGCCCTCGAACCTGGTCGAACTGTCGCAGGCGGTTGAACGGTACCTGAAGTAGCATGGGCGTCTCGTCCATGCTCCCCGGATGCACGGACGAGACGCTGCACATTCTTTGCGAAGGATCGCACCGAGTTTGTGCAGTACCGGCGTCGCAGTGGCGATGTGCGGGGCTGGAATATGCTATCTTTGAGGTTGGCCCGCCGGTTGCATCGAAAGAGCTATGACTGAACAACATCAAAATGCCGCGTCATCCGCCGCCGGCCCCCAAGGGCACGTGTTCCACCAGCGCTTCAGCGTGTCGTTTGACTACCCCGTGTACTTCACGCGCGGGATTTTTGTGCCGGAAAACGCCCTGCTGATCGACGTGCTCGAACGCCTGGGAGAAAAGCGCCTGCACCGCGCAGCCGTCTTCATCGACGCGGGCCTGGCTGCGGCCCAGCCGCAATTGACTGCCGGCGTCGTGGAGTACTTCCACGCCCACTGCGGCAGGGCGGAACTGGCGTTGCCGCCGCAGCTTGTCAGCGGCGGCGAAGGCGCCAAGCAGAGCTGGGACCTGGTGCGGTCGGTGATGTCCGTCCTGGGCAACGCCCACCTCGATCGCCAGAGCTTCGTGATCGCTATCGGCGGCGGGGCGGTGCTGGACATGGTGGGCTTCGCCGCCTCGCTGGTGCATCGCGGCCTGCGCCTCGTGCGCCTGCCCAGCACGACGCTGGCCCAGAACGACGCGGGCGTGGGCGTCAAGACCGGCATGAACGAGCACGGGGCCAAGAACTTCGTCGGCACGTTTGCCCCGCCCTTTGCCGTGATCAACGACTTCGGCCTGCTGGCCACGCTGACCGACCGCGACTGGAGGGCGGGCCTGGCCGAGGCGTTCAAGGTCGCCCTCATCAAGGATCGCTCGCTGCTGAAACTACTGGTCGCCAAGGCCGCCGCCCTGGCCGACCGCGACGCTGCGGCCATGGAAGACGTCATCCGCCGGACCGCCATTCTGCACCTGGAGCACATCCGCGACGGCGGCGACGCGTTCGAGACCGGCTCGGCGCGCCCGCTGGATTTCGGCCACTGGGCCGCCCATAAGATCGAGACGATGACCGGCTACGCCGTCGGGCACGGACAAGCGGTGGCCATCGGCATCGCCATCGACATGCACTGTGCGATGTCGCGGGGGCTGATCACGCAAGGCGAGTTCGACAGCGTGATGGCGGCTATGATTGCCTGCGGCTTGCCGGTCTGGGACCCCTGCCTGGCCCGCCGCAGCGACGCGGGCGAGTTGGAGATTCTCGAAGGCCTGCGCCAGTTCCAGGAGCACCTGGGCGGCGCGCTGACGATCACGCTGCCAGACGGCCTGGGCCGCAAGTGCCAGGTGCATCACATGGACGCCGCACAGATCGAAAACGCTCTGGCGTGGCTTTCGCGGCGCACCAAAGAGATCACAAATGAGTCAAAGAAGATTTAGCCAACACAAGAAATGCTTATCCGCTCAAAACCTCCGCTGCATCTGACTTACTGCCTCAACGTTCATCCTGGTGAGACGTGGGCGGAGAATTTGACGTCTATCGCCACCAGCGCCATCGCCGTGCGCGACCGCCTGGGTTGGACGGAGCCTTTCGGACTGGGGTTGCGGCTCAGCGCGCGGGCGGCGGGGGAGTTGCTTGAGGGAGATCGCCTTGGCGAGTTCCGCCGTTTTCTGGGCGACAACGGCCTTTATGTGTTCACCATCAACGGCTTTCCATACGGGCAGTTTCACAAGACCGCCGTCAAGCAGGACGTCTACCGCCCGGACTGGCGGCAGGAGTCGCGCCTGACGTACACGCTGCAACTGGCTGACATCCTGGCGGGCTTGCTGGGCGAGGGCGTGACCGGCAGCATTTCCACGGTGCCCGGATCGTACAAGAGCTGGATCTCCGGCGCGTCGCAGGTGCAGACGATGGTCGCGAACCTTGCGGCCGCCGCGATGCACCTGGACGAACTTCGCGCCCGCACGGGGCGCGAGATCTGCCTGGCGCTGGAGCCCGAGCCGGATTGTTATATCGAGACCACCGACGAGGCCATCGCCTTCTTTGCCGGGCCGATGAAGGAAACCGGCGCCGCCTGGCTCGAAGCCGGCGGGCGCGACGAACGCTCCGCCGCCGAGATCCTCGCCCGCCACGTCGGGCTATGCTTCGACACCTCGCACATGGCCGTCGAGTTCGAGGATATCGGTCAGAGCCTCGATGCCCTGACGGCCGCCGGCGTTCGCGTGGCGAAGATCCACCTCAGTTCCGCCCTGTCGGCAGGGCCGGGCGTGGACGCCCCGGCGGCGCTGGCGGCATTCGACGAGCGAGTCTATCTCCACCAGGTCAAGGTCCGCGCCGCCTCGGGCGCCGTCTTGTCCTACAACGATCTGCCCGACGCCCTGGACAGCGCTGACCCGTCCGCCCAGTGGCGCGTGCATTTCCACGTGCCCCTGTTCTTCAGCGGGCGAGGCGACCTTGAGCCGACCACCGCCCAGCTCATCGAGGCCCTGCCCCGCCGCATCGCCGCCGGGACCACCGAGCATCTGGAGATCGAGACCTATACCTTCGGCGTCCTGCCGCCCGACCTGGCCGCCCCCGACCTGCCCGCCGCCCTGGCGCGCGAATACGAGTGGGTTTTCAACCACCTCCTCCCCCGGCCATAACTAATTGAACCGCGTGACGGCGGCGCTGGCGGGGGCATTGGGTTTTCCGTTGCCGTTGCCCAGGGACAGTTGCTTGGGGGCGGTGCGGTAGAATTGCTTTTTGCCGTTGCCGTTTTCTTTGCGGGGCTTGGGGGTCAGGACGAGATAGCTCTGGTCGCCCAGCAGTTCAACCAGCGCGTCGACAAGTTTTCGCGATGGGGCGACGGCGTAGTCTTTGCCCAGGCGCATCTTGGCGACAACGCCGCTGTGCTCGACGGGGTGCAGTTCCAGGTAGACCGACCCGCCGCCGCGATGGGCGCTAAGCAGCGCCTTGAGGCGAGGCAGGATCGGCCCTGAAGCCGGCGCCGGCTGCGCCGCTTGCGGCGCGGCGTCCGTCAGTTCCGGTGCGGCGCCCGGCGGGAGGCGCAGGGTGATCGACCCGGTCAGCTCTTCCAGCGCCTTGTCGATAGGGATGACGTTGTCGACGATGATGTTCGGACGTTCGCGGCGGCGGTCGACCGTCCCGACGATGAAGACCATGCGTTCGACTTCCAGTTCGTCCTTGAACTTCTCGTACGATTCCGAGAAGACCACCGCGTCGGCTTTGCCGGTCAGGTCCTCGATCGTCAGCATCGCCATCTTCTTGCCCGCCGAGCGCCCGGTCTTGGTGACGGTCGCCCGCACGGAGGCGATCATGCACCCGATGGTGACCTGCGCCCCCGCCGCCAGGGCGTCAAGATTCGAGAGCTTCGTATCCTTGGGATAGCTCAAGGCCTCGAGCTCGCGGGCGTAGTGGATCAGCGGATGGCTGGTGACGTAGAAGCCGAGCGTCTCCTTCTCGGCCGCCAGGAGCTGTGCCTCTGACCAGGGTTCGACGTTGGGGAATTTGGCCGGCGCGTCGGCGTCGGCGGCCAAGCCCATCCCGCCCAGCAGGCTCATCTGCCCGCTCTTTCGGTCGGCGGCGGCTTCCTGCCCCATGGCGATGGCCTGTTCGACGACGGCGATCATGGCCGCCCGGCTGGCGCCGTGGGCGTCGAAGGCGCCGCACTTGATCAGCGCCTCGATGACGGAGCGGTTGACGGCATGCAGGTCGGTCTCGCGGCAGAAGTGGAACAGATCGCGGAAGGTCTTGGCGCGGCAGCGGGCTTCGAGGATCGAATGCACGGCCTTTTCGCCGACGCCCTTGACGGCAGCGAGGCCGAAGCGCACGCGGTCGCCGTCGACGGTAAAGTCGCTGGCGCAGGTGTTGATGTCGGGCGGGGCGACGCTGATGCCCATGCGCTGCGCCTCGGTCATGTACTGCACGACCTTGTCGGTGTCGCCGCACTCGAAGGTCAGCAGCGCGGCCATGAACTCGCGCGGGTGGTAGACCTTGAAGTACGCCGTCTGGTACGCCACGATCGCGTAGCGCGTCGAGTGGGCCTTGTTGAAACCGTACCCGGCGAACTTGAGAATCAGCTCGAAGAGTTCCTGCGCCTCAGACTCGCTGATGCCGTTTTCCTTCGCGCCGGTCAAAAAGTTTGGCCGCTCCTCCTCGATGACCTTGGCCTTTTTCTTGCTGATAGCCTTGATGAGCGTCAGGGCGCGGTTGAGCGGCAGCTTGCCCAGGCGGTTGAGCACCTGCATGACCTGCTCCTGGTAGCACATGATGCCGTACGTTTCGGCCAGCATCTCGTCGACCAGCGGGTGCACGCTGGGCACTTGCTCGCGCCCGAGCTTGCGGTGGCAGTAGCTGGGGATCAGCTCCATCGGCCCGGGACGGTACATGGCGTTGGCGGCGATGAGGTCCTCGATGCGAGACGGCTGCATCTGCATCAGGACGCCCTTCATGCCGTCGGATTCAAACTGGAACACGCCGTCGGTTCGCCCTGCGCGGAAGAGCTCGTAGACTTTATCGTCGTCGAGGGGCAGGGCTTCGGGGTCGTGATCGACGCCGGTGCTCGCCGCCACCAGCTCGCGGGCGCGCTGGATCACCGTCAGCGTGCGCAGGCCCAGGAAGTCCATCTTCATCAGGCCGATCTTGTCGCAGGTGGGCCCGTCCCACTGCGTGATGGCGTCTTCGGAGCTGGACTGGCGGTACAGCGGCACGAGCGTCTCGAGGGGCTGCTGGGCGACGACCACGCCCGCGGCATGCACGCCGGCGTGGCGGGCGAGGCCTTCGAGCCGCTTGCCGTGCTCGATCATGTCGTGGATGCGGCTGTCGGTGTCGTAGAGCTTCTTGAGGTCCGGCTCGCTCTCGAGGGCGCTGTCGAGCGTGACGTGCAGCGCGTCGGGCACCTTCTTGGTGATGACGTCCACCTCGGCCACGCTCATGCCCATCACGCGCCCGACGTCCTTGAGGACCGCGCGGGCCTTGAGCGTCCCGTAGGTGATGATCTGCGCGACGTGGCCGTACTTCTCGCGCACGTATTGAATGATCCGCCCGCGCCCTTCCTGGCAGATGTCGATGTCGATATCGGGCGCCTCTTTGCGCTGCGGGTCGGTGAACCGCTCGAACAGCAGGCCGTAGCGGATCGGGTCGACGTCGGCCACCCCCAGCGAATACCCCAGCAAGGTCGCCACGCCGCTGCCGCGAGGGGCGGCGGGAATGCGGTTGGAACGGGCGAACTGCACGAAGTCGTTGACGATCAGGAAATACGAACTGTACCCCTTGTCGGCGATGACCTGCAGCTCCCACTTGAGCCGCTGGACATAGTTGGCGGGAATGTCCCTGCCGGCGAAGCGCCCGGCCAGGCCTTTCCACGCCAGGTCCGCCAGGTAGGCGTCGGGCGTGACGCCCGCGGGCGTGGGGAACGCCGGCAGGTGCGGGTCGTGGTGCAGCTCGACGTTGCACATCTCGGCGATGGCCAGCGTCGCGTCGGCGGCCTCGGGCCAGTTCGCCAGCGCCTGGCGCATCTCGGCGGGGCTCTTGAGATACATCTCGGGCGTGTAGACGACGGTGGTGTCTTCGCCCAGGAGCTTGCCCGTCGAGACGCAGCAGAGCACCTCGTGCGAGGGCTTGTCGCCGCGCGTCAGGAAGTGTACGTCGTTGGTGCCGACCGTGCGCACGCCCAGGTCGGCCGCCAGGGCCGCCAGCATCGGGTTGACGCGATCCTGCTCGGCCAGGCCCTGCTTCTGCAGTTCGATGAAGAACCGCTCGGGCCCGAAGATGTCGCGGTACTCGCCGGCGATCGCCCGGGCCTTGTCGGTGTTGCCGTCCATCAGCGCCGAGGGCACCTCGCCGCCCAGGCAGGCCGTGGTGCAGATGAGCCCGTCGTTGAATTCCGCCAGCAGCTCGCGGTCGATGCGCGGCTTGTAGTAGAAGCCTTCCATGTACGCGCGGCTGGAGAGCTTGATGAGGTTCTTCCAGCCGCCCTCGTTCATGGCCAGCAGGATCATGTGGTAGGCGGCGTTCTTCTGGTTGCGCATCGACTTGTCGCTGCGCGTGGTGGGCGAGATGTACGCTTCCATGCCCAGGATGGGCTTGATGCCCGCCTGGCGGGCGTGGTTGTAGAACTCGATAGCCCCAAACAGGTTGCCGTGGTCCGTGATCGCCAGGGCGCCCATGCCCGTTTCTTTGGCGCGGCGCAGCAGATCGTCAATGCGATTGGCCCCGTCGAGCAGGGAGTAATGCGTGTGCGTGTGAAGGTGTACGAATCCGTCCATGGCGTTGACTTCCGTGCCGCCCACTATAGCACCCCCGCCCGATCGGTTCAAAGAGATAGGACAAAACCTCGACCCGCCAAGGGTCCAGGCGATACCGATCACCGATTACTGATTACCAATTACGGTTTCTCAGATCCCTTCCTTGCTCAGTCGGATGATCTCGGCGGTGGAGCAGTCACGCTTTACGGTGTAACCGGGCAGCGGTTTGATGTGCTCGTGGACGGCGTCGATCAGGTCCACCGGGAAGGGGAAGAACGCGTCTTCGACTTCGTCGGCGGGGGTGATCCAGTTCCGGGCGCCGACGACGGCTGGCGGGGCGTCGAGGTCGTCGAAGGCCACTTGGGTGATCTTGCTGGCCATCGTGTGCAGGAAGCTGCCGCGCTCGCAGGCGTCCGACGCCAGCAGGATCTTGTGCGTCTTTTTGACCGACGCCAGGACCGGCTCGTAGTTGAAGGGCACGATGCTGCGCGCGTCGATCACCTCGCAGCTCATGCCGTACTGGGCTTCGAGCTGCTTGGCGGCCTCGAGGGCTCGGTAGAGCGTCGCGCCGATGGTGAGGATCGTCAGGTCCTTGCCCTGCTTGCGGACGGCTGGCTCGCCGAAGGGCACCTCGTAGCGGCCGGCGGGCACGCCGCCGGGGACGAACTCCTCAGCGTTGCCGTAGAGGCGCTGGCTCTCGAAGAAGATCACCGGGTCGGTCCCGGTCAGGGCAGTATACATCATGCCCTTGGCGTCATAAGGCGTGGCTGGGAAGACGACCTTGAGCCCGGGGATGTGGGCGACCATGCTCGTCCAGTCCTGGCTGTGCTGGGCGCCATACTTGCTGCCCACCGACACGCGAAGCACCAGCGGCATGCGGAGCAGCCCGCCGGACATCGACTGCCACTTGGACATCTGGTTGAAGATCTCGTCGCCGGCGCGGCCCATGAAGTCGCAGTACATCAGCTCGACGATCACGCGCCCGCCTTCGAGGCAGTAGCCCACGGCTGAGCCTACGATCGCGCCTTCGCTGATGGGCGTGTTGAACAGGCGGTGGTAGGGCAGGGCTTCGGTCAGGCCGCGGTAGACGGCGAAGGCCCCGCCCCAATCGCGGTTTTCCTCGCCATAGGCCACCAGCGTCGGGTCGGTGTAGAACTGGTCGAGGACGGCCTCGAAGATCGCGTCGCGCAGGCCGACGCAGCGGGTGTCTTTAAGGCGAGCGCCCTTTTCATCGAACGCCGAGCGCGAGCGCCCCGCCAGCGACTGCACGCGCGGGTTGGCGTCCTTGGGCATGAGCACTTCGACCTGGCGGGTCGTGTCCATCGACTCGACCTTCTGGTTGGAGTACATCGTCGCTTCCAGCAGCGAGCCCTTGGCCTTGAGGTCGGCCCGGGGCGAGATCTTCAGGTCGATGGCCTTGGTGTAGGCGCGGAAGATCGTGTCCTCGGCTGCCGCGGCCAGGGCGTCGACATCGCCCTGCGAGCACACGCCGGCGGCGACGAGGTCGGCGGCGAAGTGCGAGAGCGGGTCCACCGCCTGCCAGGCTTCGACCTCGGCCTTCTCGCGGTAGCTCGACTGGTCGGAGGGGGAGTGACCGCTGTAGCGGTAGGTAATGACATCCAGCAGGACGGGCCCGCGGCCCTGGGCGAGGATTTCTTTCTTGCGTGCGATGGCGTCGGCCACGGCGAGCGGATTGTATCCGTCGACTCGTTCGGCGTGCATCTGCTCGGGGTTGAGCCCCGCGCCCAGGCGGGCGAGGATGCCGAAGCCC includes:
- the dnaE gene encoding DNA polymerase III subunit alpha — translated: MDGFVHLHTHTHYSLLDGANRIDDLLRRAKETGMGALAITDHGNLFGAIEFYNHARQAGIKPILGMEAYISPTTRSDKSMRNQKNAAYHMILLAMNEGGWKNLIKLSSRAYMEGFYYKPRIDRELLAEFNDGLICTTACLGGEVPSALMDGNTDKARAIAGEYRDIFGPERFFIELQKQGLAEQDRVNPMLAALAADLGVRTVGTNDVHFLTRGDKPSHEVLCCVSTGKLLGEDTTVVYTPEMYLKSPAEMRQALANWPEAADATLAIAEMCNVELHHDPHLPAFPTPAGVTPDAYLADLAWKGLAGRFAGRDIPANYVQRLKWELQVIADKGYSSYFLIVNDFVQFARSNRIPAAPRGSGVATLLGYSLGVADVDPIRYGLLFERFTDPQRKEAPDIDIDICQEGRGRIIQYVREKYGHVAQIITYGTLKARAVLKDVGRVMGMSVAEVDVITKKVPDALHVTLDSALESEPDLKKLYDTDSRIHDMIEHGKRLEGLARHAGVHAAGVVVAQQPLETLVPLYRQSSSEDAITQWDGPTCDKIGLMKMDFLGLRTLTVIQRARELVAASTGVDHDPEALPLDDDKVYELFRAGRTDGVFQFESDGMKGVLMQMQPSRIEDLIAANAMYRPGPMELIPSYCHRKLGREQVPSVHPLVDEMLAETYGIMCYQEQVMQVLNRLGKLPLNRALTLIKAISKKKAKVIEEERPNFLTGAKENGISESEAQELFELILKFAGYGFNKAHSTRYAIVAYQTAYFKVYHPREFMAALLTFECGDTDKVVQYMTEAQRMGISVAPPDINTCASDFTVDGDRVRFGLAAVKGVGEKAVHSILEARCRAKTFRDLFHFCRETDLHAVNRSVIEALIKCGAFDAHGASRAAMIAVVEQAIAMGQEAAADRKSGQMSLLGGMGLAADADAPAKFPNVEPWSEAQLLAAEKETLGFYVTSHPLIHYARELEALSYPKDTKLSNLDALAAGAQVTIGCMIASVRATVTKTGRSAGKKMAMLTIEDLTGKADAVVFSESYEKFKDELEVERMVFIVGTVDRRRERPNIIVDNVIPIDKALEELTGSITLRLPPGAAPELTDAAPQAAQPAPASGPILPRLKALLSAHRGGGSVYLELHPVEHSGVVAKMRLGKDYAVAPSRKLVDALVELLGDQSYLVLTPKPRKENGNGKKQFYRTAPKQLSLGNGNGKPNAPASAAVTRFN
- a CDS encoding 3-dehydroquinate synthase; the encoded protein is MTEQHQNAASSAAGPQGHVFHQRFSVSFDYPVYFTRGIFVPENALLIDVLERLGEKRLHRAAVFIDAGLAAAQPQLTAGVVEYFHAHCGRAELALPPQLVSGGEGAKQSWDLVRSVMSVLGNAHLDRQSFVIAIGGGAVLDMVGFAASLVHRGLRLVRLPSTTLAQNDAGVGVKTGMNEHGAKNFVGTFAPPFAVINDFGLLATLTDRDWRAGLAEAFKVALIKDRSLLKLLVAKAAALADRDAAAMEDVIRRTAILHLEHIRDGGDAFETGSARPLDFGHWAAHKIETMTGYAVGHGQAVAIGIAIDMHCAMSRGLITQGEFDSVMAAMIACGLPVWDPCLARRSDAGELEILEGLRQFQEHLGGALTITLPDGLGRKCQVHHMDAAQIENALAWLSRRTKEITNESKKI
- the eboE gene encoding metabolite traffic protein EboE, translated to MLIRSKPPLHLTYCLNVHPGETWAENLTSIATSAIAVRDRLGWTEPFGLGLRLSARAAGELLEGDRLGEFRRFLGDNGLYVFTINGFPYGQFHKTAVKQDVYRPDWRQESRLTYTLQLADILAGLLGEGVTGSISTVPGSYKSWISGASQVQTMVANLAAAAMHLDELRARTGREICLALEPEPDCYIETTDEAIAFFAGPMKETGAAWLEAGGRDERSAAEILARHVGLCFDTSHMAVEFEDIGQSLDALTAAGVRVAKIHLSSALSAGPGVDAPAALAAFDERVYLHQVKVRAASGAVLSYNDLPDALDSADPSAQWRVHFHVPLFFSGRGDLEPTTAQLIEALPRRIAAGTTEHLEIETYTFGVLPPDLAAPDLPAALAREYEWVFNHLLPRP
- a CDS encoding thiamine pyrophosphate-dependent enzyme, whose amino-acid sequence is MPKNLMIVPQEVRKSGRIDFTSIPVNAYNKTIAQELARYSKADLIAVQRDMLLLRTFENMLNEVKLRGNFKGVAYDHKGPAHLSIGQESEAVGQAMHLDLDDHIYGSHRSHGEILAKGLSAIRKTDDATLLDIMRNYFGGQCLKIVEQGATGSVKDLAVDFLIYGALAEIFGREAGFNKGMGGSMHAFFPPFGVFPNNAIVGGSGDIAVGAAMFKRINHKRGIVIANIGDASLGCGPVWEGLCLANMDQYRTLWDGDHKGGLPLIMNFVNNFYGMGGQPVGETMGFGILARLGAGLNPEQMHAERVDGYNPLAVADAIARKKEILAQGRGPVLLDVITYRYSGHSPSDQSSYREKAEVEAWQAVDPLSHFAADLVAAGVCSQGDVDALAAAAEDTIFRAYTKAIDLKISPRADLKAKGSLLEATMYSNQKVESMDTTRQVEVLMPKDANPRVQSLAGRSRSAFDEKGARLKDTRCVGLRDAIFEAVLDQFYTDPTLVAYGEENRDWGGAFAVYRGLTEALPYHRLFNTPISEGAIVGSAVGYCLEGGRVIVELMYCDFMGRAGDEIFNQMSKWQSMSGGLLRMPLVLRVSVGSKYGAQHSQDWTSMVAHIPGLKVVFPATPYDAKGMMYTALTGTDPVIFFESQRLYGNAEEFVPGGVPAGRYEVPFGEPAVRKQGKDLTILTIGATLYRALEAAKQLEAQYGMSCEVIDARSIVPFNYEPVLASVKKTHKILLASDACERGSFLHTMASKITQVAFDDLDAPPAVVGARNWITPADEVEDAFFPFPVDLIDAVHEHIKPLPGYTVKRDCSTAEIIRLSKEGI